One genomic window of Daphnia pulex isolate KAP4 chromosome 12, ASM2113471v1 includes the following:
- the LOC124209114 gene encoding endocuticle structural glycoprotein ABD-4-like isoform X1, with translation MKLFIVAALLAVAVAAPSGYPSNYKDSSYMTSPSYGSSGYNKDSRYGGITITSQHDVRNLDGSSKWGYSGSDYTTREESQVQKKMQGVAYDSYGKITYDDVYGNTNAGSSYWVSPEGEKFTLTWTADENGFRPKGDHLPVAPVHVYELPVAPVHEYELPVAPALPYHRTGAGSYNTYNI, from the exons ATGAAGCTG tttaTCGTTGCTGCTCTCCTGGCCGTTGCTGTCGCCGCTCCTTCCGGCTACCCATCCAACTACAAAGATTCCAGTTACATGACGTCTCCCAGCTACGGTTCTTCCGGCTACAACAAGGACAGCAGATATGGCGGAATTACCATCACCAGCCAACACGACGTCCGCAATCTCGACGGAAGCAGCAAATGGGG CTACTCTGGATCGGACTACACGACCCGTGAGGAATCGCAGGTGCAGAAGAAGATGCAAGGCGTCGCCTACGATTCTTATGGCAAAATCACTTACGACGACGTTTATGGCAACACCAACGCTGGATCCTCTTACTGGGTCTCACCCGAAGGCGAGAAATTCACTCTGACCTGGACCGCCGATGAAAACGGATTCCGGCCAAAGGGCGACcacttgcccgtcgctcccgtccaCGTCTACGAGCTCCCGGTTGCTCCCGTTCACGAATACGAACTCCCAGTTGCCCCTGCCCTCCCTTACCACCGCACCGGTGCAGGCAGCTACAACACctacaatatttaa
- the LOC124209114 gene encoding endocuticle structural glycoprotein ABD-4-like isoform X2, producing the protein MKLFIVAALLAVAVAAPSGYPSNYKDSSYMTSPSYGSSGYNKDSRYGGITITSQHDVRNLDGSSKWGYSGSDYTTREESQVQKKMQGVAYDSYGKITYDDVYGNTNAGSSYWVSPEGEKFTLTWTADENGFRPKGDHLPVAPVHVYELPVAPVHEYELPVAPALPYHRTGAGSYNTYNI; encoded by the exons tttaTCGTTGCTGCTCTCCTGGCCGTTGCTGTCGCCGCTCCTTCCGGCTACCCATCCAACTACAAAGATTCCAGTTACATGACGTCTCCCAGCTACGGTTCTTCCGGCTACAACAAGGACAGCAGATATGGCGGAATTACCATCACCAGCCAACACGACGTCCGCAATCTCGACGGAAGCAGCAAATGGGG CTACTCTGGATCGGACTACACGACCCGTGAGGAATCGCAGGTGCAGAAGAAGATGCAAGGCGTCGCCTACGATTCTTATGGCAAAATCACTTACGACGACGTTTATGGCAACACCAACGCTGGATCCTCTTACTGGGTCTCACCCGAAGGCGAGAAATTCACTCTGACCTGGACCGCCGATGAAAACGGATTCCGGCCAAAGGGCGACcacttgcccgtcgctcccgtccaCGTCTACGAGCTCCCGGTTGCTCCCGTTCACGAATACGAACTCCCAGTTGCCCCTGCCCTCCCTTACCACCGCACCGGTGCAGGCAGCTACAACACctacaatatttaa
- the LOC124209116 gene encoding endocuticle structural glycoprotein SgAbd-3-like isoform X1 has translation MHCQIVAVAFLAVALAAPQGDKKPIEIVSSNSQVNADGSYSFDFESADGTKVSESGSQKQVGPKPEDIGTVSKGSYSFTTPDGVVLTVNWVADENGFQATGDHLPTPPPMPEHVVKMLADLKAAGVL, from the exons aTGCACTGCCAGATCGTCGCTGTCGCATTCTTGGCCGTGGCCCTCGCCGCACCTCAAGGAGATAAGAAACCCATCGAAATTGTGTCATCCAACAGCCAAGTGAATGCAGATGGCAGCTACTCATTCGA tTTCGAGTCTGCCGATGGCACCAAAGTGTCTGAAAGTGGCAGCCAGAAACAAGTTGGTCCCAAACCGGAGGATATCGGGACCGTGTCCAAGGGCTCCTACTCGTTCACGACTCCCGACGGCGTCGTCCTCACCGTCAATTGGGTGGCCGATGAAAACGGATTCCAGGCCACCGGCGACCACCTCCCCACTCCTCCACCCATGCCCGAACACGTCGTCAAGATGCTCGCAGACCTCAAAGCCGCCGGAGTCCTGTAA
- the LOC124209116 gene encoding endocuticle structural glycoprotein SgAbd-3-like isoform X2 — translation MKLIVAVAFLAVALAAPQGDKKPIEIVSSNSQVNADGSYSFDFESADGTKVSESGSQKQVGPKPEDIGTVSKGSYSFTTPDGVVLTVNWVADENGFQATGDHLPTPPPMPEHVVKMLADLKAAGVL, via the exons atgaaattg ATCGTCGCTGTCGCATTCTTGGCCGTGGCCCTCGCCGCACCTCAAGGAGATAAGAAACCCATCGAAATTGTGTCATCCAACAGCCAAGTGAATGCAGATGGCAGCTACTCATTCGA tTTCGAGTCTGCCGATGGCACCAAAGTGTCTGAAAGTGGCAGCCAGAAACAAGTTGGTCCCAAACCGGAGGATATCGGGACCGTGTCCAAGGGCTCCTACTCGTTCACGACTCCCGACGGCGTCGTCCTCACCGTCAATTGGGTGGCCGATGAAAACGGATTCCAGGCCACCGGCGACCACCTCCCCACTCCTCCACCCATGCCCGAACACGTCGTCAAGATGCTCGCAGACCTCAAAGCCGCCGGAGTCCTGTAA